Proteins from one Fusobacterium periodonticum 1_1_41FAA genomic window:
- a CDS encoding autotransporter-associated N-terminal domain-containing protein — MRKNNLYDVEKNLRSIAKRYENVKYSVGLAVLFLMKGANAFSDNNIIQEVEKQKEVITGDQAIKSTNKIAKKEEQKVTNAKQGLKASWTNMQFGANDMYSNFFTTRKTKVEKASVVKNEKTVLVASADNSTSLPMFAKLMSDIEETKDTKDTTTNTPTMEEIKTSKENLRSSVGNLQDKIDVARRENNKEINGLRLELIQLMEQGNQVVKSPWASWQFGANYFYDDWGSAYKGRGDKKEKYPFEGVFTRSTNPFERYLSPESSNYSSLAKSTNPYSATTSARKGLRSSYGIASTTPVYEPIATLELNAGIRPRKVDKQPLNIEPVNITAPSAPDIRVNASTPVAVTPPTVTPPTVTLNIPTPNTKPFNDFSFTNGRYGTYDSGGSPTSGLNIIEGSGRVYTLGVNPNNPDIDSSNLQAGDLNNRTYKVEGGTVSGGGVAAAIFRISSKRGSLRGQNNEAYWNSIMTEDPTNPIVEGFTYGGTSATDRVKFYVAGDIKDDGSNRLGTNNRKGAIALHSVWNGTYHDIEGYLKGRSTMFSIETWHSPKLVFKNIKVDIQGNENTLFYIYPHSYNGLVNNSVGDYNAFAQRGAFIGEVNADIKSQKNAIYSVMGLSGGLNITSTGTYKLEGSNNLVYSGLGYSPSFQNFIGNNAAHGYVSDRYKTGMTPVINLKTAPESYGDGNVIMYFSDLLPDNAAGYTETTVYDGNDNNWKKTKIGIFQGEVRASARIGEKLNIDGTATQTTEGNKIQQANGTLINGDNKYVENNVGILAQSGQRGALTAGGRTIVPTEDLGAASFTWVDQDKIHALYVNDIDVTFGKYSKGGLMVVSERGTQVDVAVTDPANPHHTDVVKDGSGNPIGNKKDAATIPVKTTPVLDYNKASTDYTNDNKILSSTVDSKNEAAIGTIIAYAKGSWKDSDTRMGQVTGVDPMSVTTRNAFKDAKSEINFGVPVEMSAKYAEIAGKKYNPVAYVAEGGKVTAKDTKAYGYGSVIAYAKNQIVGGAVKSSGEIAISGNIEAVDAWAASDANTTKEKYKNIGAYADGQGTKIIVSGNAKINGLGAFANDGGRVVISGTNSVLNSGESTALAAKAGGNITFAGGDINVGSNASANSTPFYADTNANSKINFTGPTKINMTKGTFLVGNATDYQAAVATTNADGQITGGTKYNGMSNVELTASGSAKIVRNKDVPHTITWTGPGSLAANIKIDTHISKITAPAANYLAYYSNGNYIINANAQLGNLTAADSFDNIKMTRELLTINAGKKIYSTTGVGLGMASSAGATSNAVSGYINNGTIDISGGSSRKTAVNVSYGTITNNGTVKVDKGVGLYGTNGSKIENKASGIVNVTNSGYGIVGMATGATTQTYGRDKLATGSAVEIKNDGLINVAGAQAIGIYADDNKGVALNEITIANNNKITVAGNKSVGIALRDSKNSGSGGILTLTGTGSSDIVTGTNGTGVYTENSQVNLNTNYGIETKDGGVGLYLKNSDILTNTTFEYKYSGSTNGRGIGIVYDKANATNNTKINLVNSTSTTGGMVGIFANGGGTFTNNGTINGTSAAKEFGIIGENTNIDNKAAITLGNASNMLNPNIALYTKTNNLITNSSNLTVGKNSIGIYGYGVNNSGDITVGDKGSAIYTQGGNVNVTSGTINVGKNEAVGIYSAGKSQVITNNATAMNIGEGSFGFANVGVGNTINSNVANVNLKDNSIYIYSKNAGTVNNATNLTATGTIGNNYGIYSAGQVNNTGNINFTSGKGNVGIYSINGGRAVNTATISVGASDPGNSVYSIGMAAGYVGDASTPAYTGNIVNEGTINVTGKDSIGMYGIGSATTVYNGASKGSTATINLSADGAMGVYLDEGAKGFNYGTIQTVGAPKKAVGVVVRKGAEFTNKGTININSAGGYAFVKIAGGVIKNYGTFNVSGGATKEHLPGMSDTTKKVGGVEIKVDNKVSPATVTVTDPAGNIVTPTLVTAEQNKINAPISQIGMYIDTLSPTNPVGGLSSIGVTKADLIIGNEASQKTDKKYIQVDKNLIAPYNRAILSNPQITDWNIYSGSLTWMSTATIDVNNGTINNIYLAKIPYTTFAGNEASPVDKKDTYNFLDGLEQRYGVEKIGTRENKVFQKLNSIGNNEKILLFQATDEMMGHQYANTQQRIVATGDILDKEFKYLRNEWSNPSKDSNKIKTFGARGEYKTNTAGVIDYKNNAYGVAYVHEDETVKLGESTGWYTGIVHNTFKFKDIGNSKEEQLQGKLGIFKSIPFDHNNGLNWTISGDIFAGYNKMNRKFLVVDEVFNAKGRYHTYGLGLKSQLNSEFRLSESFTLKPYVALGLEYGRVSKVREKSGEIKLEVKSNDYFSIKPEIGAELGFKHHFDRKTVRVGVSVAYENELGKVANGKNKARVAGTDANWFNIRGEKEDRLGNIKSDLNIGVDNQRIGVTANVGYDTKGHNVRAGIGLRVIF, encoded by the coding sequence ATGAGGAAAAATAATCTATATGATGTAGAAAAAAATTTACGTTCAATTGCAAAGAGGTATGAGAACGTAAAGTATTCAGTTGGGCTAGCAGTACTTTTCTTAATGAAGGGAGCAAATGCTTTTTCTGATAATAATATAATACAAGAAGTAGAAAAGCAAAAAGAAGTTATAACAGGGGATCAAGCAATAAAATCTACAAATAAAATTGCTAAGAAAGAGGAACAAAAAGTTACAAATGCAAAACAAGGTTTAAAAGCTTCTTGGACAAATATGCAATTTGGGGCTAATGATATGTATAGCAATTTTTTCACTACAAGAAAAACTAAAGTTGAAAAGGCTTCAGTTGTAAAAAATGAAAAAACTGTTTTAGTAGCTAGTGCAGACAATAGTACAAGTTTACCTATGTTTGCTAAGCTTATGTCAGATATAGAAGAAACTAAAGATACTAAAGATACAACTACAAATACTCCTACAATGGAAGAAATAAAAACAAGTAAAGAAAATTTAAGAAGTTCTGTAGGAAATCTACAAGATAAAATAGATGTAGCAAGAAGAGAAAATAATAAAGAAATCAATGGATTAAGATTAGAGTTAATTCAATTGATGGAGCAAGGAAACCAAGTAGTAAAATCACCTTGGGCTTCATGGCAATTTGGAGCTAACTATTTTTATGATGATTGGGGATCTGCATACAAAGGAAGAGGAGATAAGAAAGAAAAATATCCATTTGAAGGAGTATTTACAAGAAGTACAAATCCTTTTGAAAGATATCTATCACCAGAAAGTTCAAATTATAGTTCATTAGCAAAATCAACTAATCCTTATTCAGCAACAACTAGTGCAAGAAAAGGATTAAGATCTTCATATGGAATAGCAAGTACAACACCTGTTTATGAACCTATAGCAACTTTAGAGTTAAATGCAGGAATAAGACCAAGAAAAGTGGATAAACAACCTTTAAATATAGAACCAGTGAATATAACAGCACCATCTGCACCAGATATAAGAGTAAATGCTAGTACACCAGTGGCAGTGACACCACCAACAGTGACACCACCAACAGTAACATTGAATATACCAACACCTAATACTAAACCATTTAATGACTTTAGTTTTACAAATGGTAGATATGGAACTTATGACTCAGGTGGATCACCTACATCTGGTTTAAATATAATAGAAGGTTCTGGGAGAGTTTATACTTTAGGGGTAAATCCCAATAATCCAGATATAGATTCTAGTAATCTACAAGCCGGAGATTTAAATAATAGAACATATAAAGTTGAAGGTGGAACAGTTTCAGGAGGAGGAGTTGCAGCTGCTATTTTCCGTATAAGTAGCAAAAGAGGTTCTTTAAGAGGGCAAAATAATGAAGCTTACTGGAATTCTATTATGACAGAAGATCCAACTAATCCAATAGTTGAAGGATTTACTTATGGAGGAACTTCAGCAACAGATAGGGTAAAATTCTATGTTGCTGGAGATATTAAAGATGATGGAAGTAATAGACTAGGAACTAATAATAGAAAAGGAGCAATAGCTCTACACAGTGTATGGAATGGAACTTACCATGATATAGAAGGATACTTAAAAGGAAGATCAACAATGTTTTCAATTGAAACATGGCACTCTCCTAAATTGGTATTTAAAAATATAAAAGTAGATATACAAGGTAATGAAAATACATTATTTTACATCTATCCTCATAGTTATAATGGATTAGTTAATAATAGTGTAGGAGATTATAATGCTTTTGCACAAAGAGGAGCCTTTATAGGAGAAGTAAATGCAGATATAAAATCTCAAAAGAATGCTATATACTCAGTAATGGGATTATCAGGTGGATTAAATATAACAAGTACAGGTACATATAAACTGGAAGGTTCTAATAACCTTGTTTATTCTGGATTAGGTTACTCACCAAGTTTCCAAAACTTTATAGGAAATAATGCTGCACATGGTTATGTATCAGATAGATATAAAACAGGTATGACTCCTGTAATAAATTTAAAAACAGCACCTGAATCTTATGGTGATGGAAACGTGATAATGTACTTCAGTGATTTATTACCAGATAATGCAGCTGGATATACTGAAACAACTGTTTATGATGGAAATGATAATAATTGGAAAAAAACAAAAATTGGTATCTTCCAAGGAGAAGTAAGGGCTAGTGCTAGAATAGGAGAAAAATTAAATATAGATGGTACAGCTACTCAAACAACAGAAGGAAATAAAATACAACAAGCTAATGGAACTCTAATAAATGGAGATAATAAGTATGTAGAAAATAACGTAGGTATATTAGCTCAATCTGGACAAAGAGGAGCCTTAACAGCTGGAGGAAGAACAATAGTTCCTACTGAAGATTTAGGAGCTGCTAGCTTTACTTGGGTTGATCAAGATAAGATACATGCTCTATATGTAAATGATATAGATGTAACTTTTGGTAAATACTCTAAAGGTGGATTAATGGTAGTTTCTGAAAGAGGGACTCAAGTGGATGTTGCAGTTACTGATCCAGCTAATCCACATCATACAGATGTAGTTAAAGATGGAAGTGGAAATCCTATAGGAAATAAAAAAGATGCTGCAACTATTCCAGTTAAAACTACTCCAGTTTTAGACTATAATAAAGCTAGTACAGATTACACAAATGACAATAAAATTCTAAGTTCTACTGTAGACAGTAAAAATGAAGCAGCAATAGGAACTATAATTGCTTATGCAAAAGGAAGTTGGAAAGATTCTGATACTCGTATGGGGCAAGTGACAGGAGTAGATCCAATGTCAGTGACAACAAGAAACGCATTCAAAGATGCTAAGTCTGAAATAAATTTCGGTGTTCCTGTTGAAATGTCAGCAAAATATGCTGAAATAGCTGGCAAAAAATATAATCCAGTTGCTTATGTTGCAGAAGGTGGAAAAGTAACTGCTAAAGATACAAAAGCATATGGATATGGATCAGTTATAGCCTATGCTAAAAATCAAATAGTTGGAGGAGCAGTAAAAAGTTCTGGAGAAATAGCAATAAGTGGTAATATAGAAGCAGTGGATGCTTGGGCAGCAAGTGATGCAAATACAACTAAAGAGAAGTATAAAAATATTGGTGCCTATGCAGATGGTCAAGGAACAAAAATAATAGTAAGTGGTAATGCTAAAATAAATGGTCTAGGAGCTTTTGCTAATGATGGAGGAAGAGTTGTTATTTCTGGTACTAACAGTGTACTTAATTCAGGAGAATCAACAGCTTTAGCTGCTAAAGCAGGAGGAAATATTACATTTGCAGGAGGAGATATCAATGTAGGAAGTAATGCTAGTGCAAATTCTACTCCTTTCTATGCTGATACAAATGCAAACTCTAAGATTAACTTTACTGGTCCTACAAAGATAAATATGACTAAAGGGACTTTCTTAGTAGGAAATGCAACAGATTATCAAGCTGCAGTAGCTACAACAAATGCAGATGGTCAAATTACTGGTGGAACTAAGTATAATGGAATGAGTAATGTAGAATTAACAGCAAGTGGATCTGCAAAAATTGTTAGAAATAAAGATGTTCCACATACCATAACATGGACTGGTCCAGGAAGCTTAGCAGCAAATATAAAAATTGATACTCATATTAGCAAGATAACAGCACCAGCTGCAAATTATTTGGCTTACTACTCAAATGGTAACTATATAATAAATGCTAATGCACAATTAGGAAATTTAACAGCAGCAGATAGTTTTGACAATATAAAAATGACAAGAGAACTACTTACAATAAATGCAGGTAAAAAAATATATTCTACTACAGGTGTAGGACTAGGAATGGCTTCATCTGCAGGTGCTACAAGCAATGCTGTTTCAGGATATATTAATAATGGAACTATTGATATCAGTGGTGGAAGTTCAAGAAAAACTGCAGTAAATGTTTCTTATGGAACTATAACTAACAATGGAACAGTAAAGGTAGATAAAGGTGTAGGACTATATGGAACAAATGGAAGTAAAATTGAAAATAAAGCCAGTGGAATAGTAAATGTAACTAACTCTGGTTATGGAATAGTAGGAATGGCAACAGGAGCAACAACTCAAACTTACGGTAGAGATAAATTAGCTACAGGTAGTGCAGTTGAAATTAAAAATGATGGACTTATAAATGTTGCTGGAGCACAAGCTATAGGTATCTATGCTGATGACAATAAAGGTGTTGCATTAAATGAAATCACTATAGCTAACAATAATAAAATTACAGTTGCTGGAAATAAATCAGTTGGTATTGCCCTAAGAGATAGTAAAAATTCAGGAAGTGGTGGAATACTTACATTAACTGGAACGGGTTCATCAGATATAGTCACAGGAACAAATGGAACAGGAGTTTATACTGAGAACTCACAAGTTAATTTAAATACTAACTACGGAATAGAAACTAAAGATGGTGGAGTTGGACTTTATCTAAAAAATTCTGATATTCTAACAAATACAACATTTGAATATAAATATTCAGGAAGTACAAATGGAAGAGGAATTGGAATAGTATATGATAAAGCCAATGCTACTAATAATACTAAAATAAATCTTGTAAATAGTACTTCAACTACTGGTGGTATGGTAGGAATTTTTGCAAATGGTGGAGGAACTTTTACAAATAATGGAACAATAAACGGTACATCAGCAGCAAAAGAATTTGGAATTATAGGTGAAAACACAAATATAGATAATAAGGCAGCAATAACATTAGGAAATGCTTCAAATATGTTAAATCCTAATATAGCTTTATATACTAAAACTAATAATTTAATCACTAATAGTTCAAATTTAACAGTTGGAAAGAATTCAATAGGTATTTATGGTTATGGAGTAAATAACAGTGGAGATATTACTGTTGGAGACAAAGGTTCAGCAATTTATACTCAAGGTGGAAATGTGAATGTTACATCTGGAACAATAAATGTTGGAAAAAATGAAGCAGTTGGAATTTACTCAGCAGGAAAATCACAAGTAATAACAAATAATGCGACTGCTATGAATATAGGAGAAGGTTCTTTTGGATTTGCGAATGTGGGAGTAGGAAATACTATAAATTCTAATGTTGCTAATGTAAACTTAAAAGATAATTCAATATATATTTATTCAAAGAATGCTGGTACTGTAAACAATGCTACAAATTTAACAGCAACAGGTACAATAGGAAATAACTATGGAATCTATTCAGCAGGACAAGTAAATAATACAGGAAATATTAATTTTACAAGCGGAAAAGGTAATGTGGGTATCTATAGTATAAATGGTGGAAGGGCAGTAAATACTGCAACTATTTCAGTTGGAGCATCAGATCCAGGAAATTCAGTTTATTCTATAGGTATGGCAGCAGGATATGTTGGAGATGCGAGTACACCAGCTTATACAGGAAATATAGTGAACGAAGGTACTATCAATGTAACTGGAAAAGATAGTATAGGAATGTATGGTATTGGCTCAGCTACAACTGTATATAATGGAGCTTCAAAAGGTTCAACTGCAACAATAAATCTTTCTGCAGATGGTGCTATGGGAGTATATCTAGATGAAGGTGCTAAAGGATTTAACTACGGAACAATACAAACAGTTGGAGCACCAAAGAAAGCAGTAGGAGTAGTTGTTAGAAAAGGAGCAGAGTTTACTAATAAAGGAACTATCAATATAAACTCAGCTGGTGGTTATGCTTTTGTAAAAATAGCTGGAGGAGTAATTAAAAACTATGGAACTTTCAATGTAAGTGGAGGAGCTACTAAAGAACACCTTCCTGGAATGTCTGATACAACTAAAAAAGTAGGAGGAGTAGAAATCAAGGTTGATAATAAAGTATCTCCTGCAACTGTGACTGTGACAGATCCAGCTGGAAATATAGTTACACCAACATTAGTGACAGCTGAACAAAATAAAATAAATGCCCCAATATCACAAATTGGAATGTATATAGATACTTTAAGTCCAACTAATCCAGTAGGTGGATTGTCTTCTATAGGAGTTACTAAAGCTGATTTAATTATTGGTAATGAAGCAAGTCAAAAGACAGATAAAAAATATATACAAGTGGATAAAAACTTAATAGCTCCATATAATAGAGCTATCTTAAGTAATCCACAAATTACAGATTGGAATATTTATTCAGGTTCATTAACTTGGATGTCTACAGCAACAATAGATGTTAATAATGGAACAATTAATAATATTTATTTAGCAAAAATACCATATACAACTTTTGCTGGAAATGAAGCATCACCAGTTGATAAGAAAGATACATATAATTTCTTAGATGGATTGGAACAAAGATATGGAGTTGAAAAAATAGGAACTAGGGAAAATAAGGTATTCCAAAAATTAAATTCTATAGGAAACAATGAAAAAATTTTATTATTCCAAGCAACTGATGAGATGATGGGACACCAATATGCTAATACTCAACAAAGAATAGTAGCTACAGGTGATATCTTAGATAAAGAATTTAAGTATTTAAGAAATGAATGGTCTAATCCAAGTAAAGATTCTAATAAAATTAAAACATTTGGAGCAAGAGGAGAATACAAAACAAATACTGCAGGAGTAATTGATTACAAGAACAATGCTTATGGAGTAGCTTATGTTCATGAAGATGAAACTGTAAAACTTGGAGAATCAACAGGTTGGTACACAGGTATAGTTCATAATACATTTAAATTTAAAGATATTGGAAACTCTAAAGAAGAACAATTACAAGGAAAACTTGGAATCTTTAAATCAATTCCATTTGATCATAACAATGGTCTAAATTGGACAATATCTGGAGATATCTTTGCTGGGTACAATAAGATGAATAGAAAATTCTTAGTTGTAGATGAAGTATTCAATGCAAAAGGAAGATATCATACATATGGACTAGGACTAAAGAGTCAACTTAACAGTGAATTTAGATTAAGTGAATCATTCACACTTAAACCATATGTAGCACTAGGTTTAGAATATGGAAGAGTATCTAAAGTAAGAGAAAAATCAGGAGAAATTAAATTAGAAGTTAAATCAAATGATTATTTCTCAATAAAACCTGAAATTGGAGCTGAACTTGGTTTCAAACATCACTTTGATAGAAAAACAGTAAGAGTTGGAGTATCAGTAGCTTATGAAAATGAATTAGGTAAAGTAGCTAATGGTAAAAATAAGGCTAGGGTAGCTGGAACAGATGCTAACTGGTTCAATATCAGAGGTGAAAAAGAAGATAGACTAGGAAATATCAAGTCTGACCTTAATATCGGAGTAGATAATCAAAGAATAGGAGTAACAGCAAATGTAGGTTACGATACTAAAGGACATAATGTAAGAGCTGGAATAGGTTTAAGAGTTATCTTCTAG